One window of the Labilibaculum sp. genome contains the following:
- a CDS encoding mechanosensitive ion channel domain-containing protein, with translation MDMDVVFGKSDQLFTMAMEYAPKLLLALVTLVIGLWIIKAIVKGIAKVMDKRDMDATLKPFIVSLFGVLLKVMLFISVVGMVGVQMTSFIAILGAAGLAVGMALSGTLQNFAGGVMILIFKPFKVGDVLEAQGYAGVVQEIQLFNTIMLSFDNKTIIIPNGGLSTGSMINYSTQATRRVDMKFGIGYSDDIDKAKEILNGLLANHECVLKDPAHFIAVSELADSSVNFTVRAWVNAADYWTVFFYMQETVKKEFDKNNVGIPFPQRDIHVYNH, from the coding sequence ATGGATATGGATGTTGTATTTGGTAAATCGGATCAATTGTTTACGATGGCAATGGAGTACGCCCCGAAATTATTATTGGCTTTAGTAACTTTAGTAATTGGATTATGGATTATTAAAGCAATTGTAAAAGGCATTGCTAAGGTGATGGACAAGAGGGATATGGATGCTACTTTGAAACCTTTTATTGTAAGTTTATTTGGAGTCCTTCTGAAAGTTATGTTGTTTATTTCCGTAGTGGGAATGGTTGGTGTTCAGATGACCTCATTTATTGCAATTTTAGGAGCTGCAGGTTTGGCGGTTGGTATGGCTTTATCAGGTACTTTACAGAATTTTGCAGGTGGAGTAATGATTTTAATTTTCAAGCCATTTAAGGTTGGTGATGTGTTGGAAGCTCAGGGGTACGCTGGAGTTGTTCAGGAAATTCAACTTTTTAATACAATAATGCTTTCTTTTGATAATAAAACCATTATTATTCCAAACGGAGGTTTATCTACTGGTTCTATGATTAATTATTCCACTCAAGCAACTCGAAGAGTTGATATGAAATTTGGAATTGGTTATTCTGACGATATTGATAAGGCAAAAGAGATTCTTAACGGATTGTTGGCTAATCATGAATGTGTACTTAAAGATCCGGCTCATTTTATCGCAGTTTCGGAGTTGGCAGACAGTTCTGTTAATTTTACCGTAAGAGCATGGGTAAATGCAGCTGATTACTGGACAGTTTTCTTTTATATGCAAGAAACGGTAAAGAAGGAATTCGACAAAAATAATGTAGGAATTCCTTTTCCACAAAGGGATATTCACGTGTATAATCATTAA
- a CDS encoding PadR family transcriptional regulator, with protein MNEEINLYFITKWKSQFKKGLLEYIILLLLRSRPCYGYELISEMNQFTSLEIAEGTIYPLLNRLKKEKLVTSEWAEMDTGIPRKYYKLTEEGTAHLMVMREYVDALNLSIERIKESV; from the coding sequence ATGAATGAAGAAATAAATTTATATTTTATAACGAAGTGGAAGTCTCAATTTAAAAAGGGACTTCTGGAATATATTATTTTGCTGCTATTAAGGTCTAGGCCATGTTATGGATACGAGCTGATTAGTGAGATGAATCAATTTACATCACTCGAAATTGCTGAGGGAACTATTTATCCCCTTTTGAATCGATTGAAGAAAGAAAAATTGGTTACCTCTGAATGGGCCGAAATGGATACAGGTATTCCACGAAAGTATTATAAACTTACCGAAGAAGGAACTGCTCATCTAATGGTGATGAGAGAATATGTTGATGCTTTAAACCTTTCGATTGAGAGGATCAAAGAAAGTGTTTAA
- a CDS encoding DUF748 domain-containing protein codes for MMKLTKGKIIICTIVFVLFFIFLMLSAIVKYWVNKNSEEVIGRKIEISELHFNYAKVSARVKGFKLYELDGNSNFVSFEELYVNINPWKLLSGEYAVSEIYLDGLNVSVIKKLEEFNFDDLIKEDSLHAIDSTNTKEDKELVKFEIRNIKIKNGHVNYLDFEKDNNIDLKDINIELPLIAWNNDKSEMGVNFSMGKTGDVHINADVDHSSQRYVINLGVKSLDVTPFVAYLKDYMLVSKLEGDLDTQIVIDGSMNDFMDVCIKGNTTLNDFSVSDADGNPFIAAKSTKVSLDSLHIGSAYYKIGSVDIDSMVMYASLYPEVSSFEKIFQPMLVSDSISENNLIKEDAASVLFYQIDTISLSRGVVRFADHTLNRKFVYDLNDIQMDIGTVNPESLKIPVVYSLNLNGGGRSSGLASFSLKDVYKFNLRGKIERLDLMSFSPYTEFYIARPITQGELNYTCNIDLTAIALDNLNKIKISEFEFGNKTSDPNTIKAPVRLALYLLKDKDDLIKFDLPVSGNPKDPEFRIGKIIWKTFMNFLVKTAGKPFGLLGNLVGANPESIEKIPFHFLQDSLDIAQKNTLETIAGILKKKSDLKFLFSQETNIGEEKILLAVRECADRFFQSAAMEEMIIPNLQLMEWANNSPEFRTYIFNQDRSNAEQSIQDNCVAVIGEQEISILFEKLYDKRNNMVSDYLINSLLVGVNSFEMKKADLRNLSEEQRSPNFRIEVSLQ; via the coding sequence ATGATGAAACTTACAAAAGGCAAAATAATAATATGCACAATTGTTTTTGTGCTGTTTTTTATCTTTTTAATGCTGTCTGCAATTGTTAAATATTGGGTGAATAAGAATTCGGAGGAAGTGATTGGTCGTAAAATTGAAATTTCAGAACTCCATTTTAATTATGCCAAGGTTTCGGCACGGGTAAAAGGATTTAAATTATACGAATTGGATGGAAATAGCAATTTTGTTTCTTTCGAAGAGTTGTATGTGAACATTAACCCATGGAAATTATTGTCTGGAGAGTATGCTGTGAGTGAAATCTATTTAGATGGATTGAATGTATCGGTAATAAAAAAATTAGAAGAATTTAATTTTGATGATCTGATAAAAGAAGATAGTTTGCATGCTATTGATAGCACTAATACAAAAGAGGACAAGGAGCTTGTAAAGTTTGAAATTCGTAATATTAAAATTAAAAACGGGCACGTCAATTACCTTGACTTTGAAAAAGACAACAATATTGATCTTAAGGATATTAATATTGAGTTGCCTTTAATCGCATGGAATAATGACAAATCAGAGATGGGTGTTAATTTTTCAATGGGAAAAACTGGTGATGTACATATTAATGCAGATGTTGACCATTCCAGCCAACGATACGTTATTAATTTAGGAGTAAAATCACTTGATGTTACTCCTTTTGTTGCCTATTTAAAAGACTATATGCTTGTTTCAAAATTGGAAGGAGATCTAGATACTCAAATTGTTATCGATGGTAGTATGAATGATTTCATGGATGTATGCATTAAAGGAAATACGACATTAAATGATTTTTCGGTAAGTGATGCAGACGGAAACCCTTTTATTGCAGCAAAATCGACTAAAGTTAGTTTAGATTCTCTTCATATTGGATCAGCTTATTACAAAATAGGATCAGTGGATATTGATTCTATGGTGATGTATGCCTCTCTCTATCCTGAGGTCAGTAGTTTTGAAAAAATTTTTCAGCCTATGTTGGTCTCTGATTCAATTTCTGAAAATAACCTAATTAAAGAAGATGCAGCATCTGTTTTGTTTTATCAGATTGACACAATTTCTCTTAGCAGAGGAGTCGTGAGATTTGCAGATCATACACTAAATCGAAAATTTGTTTACGATTTGAATGATATCCAGATGGATATAGGGACAGTTAATCCTGAAAGTTTAAAAATACCAGTAGTTTATTCATTGAACTTGAATGGCGGAGGAAGATCTTCAGGCTTGGCATCTTTTAGTTTGAAAGACGTTTATAAATTTAACTTACGTGGAAAGATTGAAAGGCTTGATTTAATGAGTTTTTCGCCCTATACAGAGTTTTATATTGCCAGGCCAATTACTCAGGGAGAGCTTAATTACACTTGTAATATTGATTTGACGGCAATTGCATTGGATAATTTGAATAAAATAAAAATTTCCGAATTTGAATTTGGGAATAAAACCAGTGATCCAAATACAATTAAAGCTCCTGTTCGTTTGGCTTTGTATCTATTAAAGGATAAAGATGATCTTATTAAATTCGATTTGCCTGTATCGGGAAATCCAAAAGATCCGGAATTTAGAATAGGGAAAATTATATGGAAGACATTCATGAATTTTTTGGTGAAAACTGCTGGTAAACCTTTTGGGTTATTGGGTAATTTAGTTGGAGCAAATCCTGAGAGTATTGAAAAAATACCATTTCATTTTTTACAGGATAGTTTGGATATTGCACAAAAAAATACATTGGAAACAATTGCAGGCATACTGAAGAAAAAATCGGATTTAAAATTTCTATTTTCACAGGAAACAAATATTGGTGAAGAAAAGATTCTGCTTGCCGTAAGAGAATGTGCAGATCGTTTTTTTCAATCAGCAGCTATGGAGGAGATGATTATACCGAATCTTCAATTAATGGAATGGGCAAATAACAGTCCGGAATTTAGAACTTATATTTTTAATCAGGATCGGTCGAATGCGGAACAATCAATTCAAGACAATTGTGTTGCTGTAATTGGAGAACAGGAAATAAGCATTTTATTCGAGAAGCTTTATGATAAAAGAAATAATATGGTTTCAGATTACCTGATAAATAGCTTATTGGTAGGTGTTAACTCATTTGAAATGAAAAAAGCTGATTTAAGAAATTTGTCTGAGGAACAACGTTCTCCAAATTTTCGAATTGAAGTCTCGTTACAATAA
- a CDS encoding DEAD/DEAH box helicase — protein sequence MNSFENLGLSEAILGAIKELGFVNPTPIQEKAIPVLLEGRSDFVGLAQTGTGKTAAYGLPLLELIEQDVKLPQALILSPTRELGIQIADDLRLFSKNILNLNVVNVYGGASIDDQIRKLRRGAHVIVATPGRLLDMIRRKAVDLSKIEYLILDEADEMLNMGFKEDIDVILSSTSEDKLTWLFSATMPAEVRRIAKNYMTDPVEVTVGKANTSNVNIEHQYYLLNNRDRYNVLKRVVDYYPDIFGIIFCRTRKETQEVAELLMKDGYSADALHGDLSQVQRDKVMRSFKNKTLQLLVATDVAARGIDVDDLTHVIHYNLPDELEFYTHRSGRTARAGRSGISIALITPRDERKVRDLSKKLNVEFAQVKVPVGEEVCERQLLHFMNRIKEVDIEENNIETYFEAINGELSELSREDIIKKFVSLEFNRFMDYYKNTPDLNMKSSTQKRAQRASESSDSNEDRMFINIGIKDGIDVPRLLTLIHKQCGVRGKNIGRVDLKGVFSFFDVEKEFTNDIVKGFAGAVVGGRSIRIEVSGDRPMSGGSDSHRKGRPRGERSDRSGSDRSRGGSDRGGNKKESFRDRKRKTNDSPRYSERKKREA from the coding sequence ATGAATTCATTTGAAAATCTTGGCCTTTCTGAGGCTATCCTAGGAGCTATCAAAGAGTTAGGCTTCGTAAATCCAACACCTATCCAAGAAAAGGCAATTCCTGTACTATTGGAAGGAAGATCGGATTTCGTTGGTTTGGCTCAAACTGGAACTGGGAAAACGGCGGCTTATGGTTTACCTTTGCTCGAACTAATCGAACAAGACGTAAAACTACCACAAGCTTTGATTCTATCCCCTACAAGGGAATTGGGAATCCAAATTGCAGACGATTTAAGATTATTTTCTAAAAATATTTTGAATCTTAATGTTGTAAACGTTTATGGCGGTGCCAGCATTGATGATCAAATCCGGAAATTAAGAAGAGGAGCACATGTTATTGTTGCTACTCCTGGCCGTCTACTTGATATGATTAGACGTAAAGCAGTAGATCTATCTAAAATTGAATACTTAATTCTTGATGAAGCAGATGAAATGCTTAACATGGGATTTAAAGAGGATATTGACGTAATTCTATCTTCTACTTCAGAAGACAAGTTAACATGGTTGTTTTCAGCAACTATGCCTGCAGAAGTTCGACGAATTGCTAAAAACTACATGACAGACCCTGTTGAAGTTACAGTAGGGAAAGCGAACACTTCGAATGTAAATATTGAGCATCAGTATTATTTATTGAATAATCGTGATCGATATAACGTTTTGAAAAGAGTAGTTGATTATTACCCGGATATATTCGGAATTATTTTTTGTCGTACCCGAAAGGAAACACAGGAAGTGGCCGAATTATTAATGAAAGACGGATATTCAGCTGACGCTTTGCATGGTGATCTTTCGCAGGTTCAACGCGATAAAGTGATGAGAAGCTTTAAAAATAAAACTCTTCAGCTTTTAGTGGCAACTGATGTTGCTGCCCGAGGTATTGATGTTGATGATCTTACTCATGTAATTCATTACAACTTACCTGATGAGTTGGAATTTTACACGCATAGAAGTGGACGTACGGCCAGAGCAGGTAGATCAGGAATTTCAATTGCCTTAATTACTCCTCGCGATGAGAGAAAAGTAAGAGATCTTTCCAAAAAATTAAATGTCGAATTTGCTCAGGTGAAGGTTCCTGTTGGTGAAGAGGTTTGCGAAAGACAATTGCTTCACTTTATGAATCGTATTAAAGAGGTAGATATTGAAGAGAATAATATCGAAACATATTTTGAAGCTATTAACGGTGAATTAAGCGAATTAAGCAGAGAAGATATCATTAAGAAATTTGTATCTCTGGAGTTTAACCGTTTTATGGATTATTATAAAAATACTCCTGATTTGAATATGAAATCATCTACTCAAAAAAGAGCTCAAAGAGCAAGTGAGAGTAGTGATAGCAATGAAGATCGCATGTTTATTAATATTGGTATAAAAGATGGAATTGATGTTCCTCGTTTATTAACTTTAATTCACAAACAATGTGGTGTTAGAGGGAAAAATATTGGTAGAGTAGATTTAAAAGGTGTGTTCTCTTTCTTTGATGTGGAAAAAGAGTTTACTAATGATATTGTAAAAGGTTTTGCCGGAGCTGTTGTGGGGGGTAGAAGTATCCGTATTGAAGTATCAGGAGACCGACCAATGAGTGGTGGTAGTGATAGTCATAGAAAAGGCAGACCAAGAGGAGAGAGATCTGACAGATCTGGTTCTGATAGAAGTCGTGGAGGATCCGATCGCGGTGGAAACAAAAAAGAATCTTTTAGAGATAGAAAAAGGAAAACAAATGATAGTCCGAGATATTCGGAAAGAAAAAAAAGGGAAGCGTAA